Genomic window (Pseudovibrio brasiliensis):
AGAGCCTGAGCTGACCGTGAAGGCTGTTGAGACCGAGCAGGGCAAAGTCTTTGTGGCCGGTGAAAGTGAGCCGGGCGCACAGGTTCGTGTTTACGTTGGCGAAGAGTTCGTCGGTGAAGCTAAGGCGGGCAAAGAGGGTCGTTGGCTGGTGGAAGCTGAGAAGACCATTCCAGCTGGCAACGTAGAAGTTCGCGCCGACAAGGTGGAAAACACCGAAGGTAAAGTGGAAGCCCGTGCGCAGGTCGTCTTCACCAAAGGTGAAAACGATGTGGCTATGATCCCGGTTCGCCTCGTTGCTGAAGGCTCCGGCTCTAAAGGCTCATCCGCATCTGTCGGTATTGGCGAGCTACCAAACGTTATCATCCGCCGCGGTGATAACCTCTGGACCATCTCCCGCCGCCTGTATGGTCAGGGAACGCGTTACACCACCATCTATCAGGCAAACAGCCAGCAGATTCAAAATCCGGACCTGATCTTCCCGGGACAGGTGTTCATGTTGCCTGTGGCTGACCTGAATTGGAAAACAATTAATAACTGATCTGGATTCTTCTCTTCGAACGTCCTATTTAAGAAGAGAAAGCTTTCCAGATTAATCTTTCGGAAAGCGCTGGATGAACAATCCAGCGCTTTCTCTGGTTTGCAAACCTACTGCGCACTCCCGAAAAGTGGTTTCGGTTTTCGGATGAGGGTGCGTTCCCAAAGAGGGCATAAGACCCTTTCCAATCTGATGACAATGGCGCGTTCAGGACCATTGCTCTTCTGATAAGACATTCCAAATTCGCCAAACCGCTTCTGCGTATTGAGAAGCGTGCCGGGCAACAAGGCACTAGCATGACTGCAACAAGCAAAAAACAGCAGGAAAAATCCGCCCCTGCTTTGGATGCAGACGATAAAGGCTTGCTTCGTTCACTGAAAACTCTCTGGGTTTACATGTGGCCTGATGCAAGGCCGGAGCTGAAAAAGCGTGTCGTTCTGGCCCTCGCGGCGTTGATTGTCGCAAAAATTATTACCGTTTTCGCACCCTACCTTTATGCATGGGCAACCGACGCCCTGACTGACAACAGTGTTCTGCCAAACTGGTTGCCGCCAATCCTCATTGCGCCAATCATGCTGGTCATCGCGTACAATGTTGCCAGAACCATGGCTGTCGGTTTCAACCAGATCCGTGATGCCATCTTCTCCAGCGTCGGCTTGCATGCCGTTCGCGAACTGGCCAATCTGACCTTCCAGCACCTCCATGCGCTGTCCCTGCGCTATCACCTGTCCCGCCGCACCGGCGGTCTGACCCGCGTGATCGACCGTGGTGTGAAGGGCATTGAAGGCATCGTTCGTTTCACGATCCTCAGCGGTATTCCAACAATCGTTGAATTTGCCATGATGGCGGTCGTCATCTGGTTCCAGTTCGGCTTCTGGTATGTAGTTGTCGTTGGCGTCACCGTGTTTGCCTACGTCTATTACACCGTTGTGGCGTCCGATAAGCGTATTCAGATCCGCCGAGACATGAACAACGCGGACAACGATGCAAACAGCAAGTCCGTCGACAGCCTGCTGAACTTTGAGACCGTGAAGTACTTCGGCAACGAAGAGATGGAGCGTGGTCGTTTTGATAAGGCAATGCGTGGCTATGAACGCGCGGCGATCAAAACATGGACGTCGCTGTCCTGGCTCAACTTCGGTCAGGCACTGATCCTGGGCGTCGGCATGACAACCTGTATGGTCATGTCCGCCATGGCAATCCAGCGCGGCGAGCAGACCATCGGTGACTTCGTCATGATCAACGCGCTGCTCATGCAGCTGTCTGTCCCGCTCAACTTCATCGGCTTCATCTACCGCGAAATCCGTCAGGGTATTGCTGATCTGGAAGCCATGTTCTCTGTTCTGGCTGTTGAACCTGAAATTCAGGATGAACCACTGGCAGAGAACCTGAAGGTCAAGGAAGCCACCATCAAGTTTGAGGATGTGCACTTCCACTATGATGAAGAGCGCCCGATCCTCAAAGGCGTGAACTTCGAGGTTCCCGCTGGCAGCACCATCGCAATTGTTGGTCCGTCCGGTGCCGGTAAGTCTACCATTTCGCGCCTGCTGTTCCGCTTCTATGACGTCACCTCAGGTCGCATCACCATTGACGGCAAGGACGTGCGTGAAGTCACCCA
Coding sequences:
- a CDS encoding ABCB family ABC transporter ATP-binding protein/permease, with product MTATSKKQQEKSAPALDADDKGLLRSLKTLWVYMWPDARPELKKRVVLALAALIVAKIITVFAPYLYAWATDALTDNSVLPNWLPPILIAPIMLVIAYNVARTMAVGFNQIRDAIFSSVGLHAVRELANLTFQHLHALSLRYHLSRRTGGLTRVIDRGVKGIEGIVRFTILSGIPTIVEFAMMAVVIWFQFGFWYVVVVGVTVFAYVYYTVVASDKRIQIRRDMNNADNDANSKSVDSLLNFETVKYFGNEEMERGRFDKAMRGYERAAIKTWTSLSWLNFGQALILGVGMTTCMVMSAMAIQRGEQTIGDFVMINALLMQLSVPLNFIGFIYREIRQGIADLEAMFSVLAVEPEIQDEPLAENLKVKEATIKFEDVHFHYDEERPILKGVNFEVPAGSTIAIVGPSGAGKSTISRLLFRFYDVTSGRITIDGKDVREVTQKSLRDHIGMVPQDTVLFNDNIAYNIRYGRVNATDEEVKEAAKLAQIDHFIEALPHGYDSEVGERGLKLSGGEKQRVAIARTILKSPPILILDEATSALDTHTEQEIQSALDVVSKDRTTLVIAHRLSTVVNADQILVLKAGEAVEQGTHAELMANDGLYASMWSRQREVSEAEARLAEMREDDQGFISRGKSAEEAVIEGINDKK